Proteins found in one Xenopus laevis strain J_2021 chromosome 1L, Xenopus_laevis_v10.1, whole genome shotgun sequence genomic segment:
- the LOC108717117 gene encoding solute carrier family 35 member E4, whose product MCLAPSRKDEVDMEPNDGAASASVIEPKVVIPRKEKRAPTIYIIASVVLWLVTGTTISSLNKWIFAVYNFKYPLLLSSFHMLTAILLDYPLIRFGLLNLKAEEEVALNANARFKVFLLSLTFCSSIAFGNLGLSCVQLSFAQMIYTTTPIFTLALSKVFLGIRHNTLKYTAMIPICLGACFSIIGEVQFDQTGCFYLFTSTFLRGLKSIQQSSLLKEEKIHSVTLLYLMSIPSFCILFLAAIVLESGVVWEVPPDCDNRLWLFILLSCVGSVLYNLASFCVITFTSAVTIHVLGNLNIVGNLVLSRVLFGSHLTVLSYMGIGLTLAGMFMYHNCDLISEHFAYGKHLRATERHTKSE is encoded by the exons ATGTGTTTAGCACCAAGCCGTAAAGATGAGGTTGACATGGAACCTAATGATGGAGCAGCCTCTGCTTCTGTCATTGAGCCTAAGGTGGTCATACCACGTAAGGAGAAAAGAGCACCCACGATTTACATTATAGCATCGGTAGTCCTCTGGCTAGTAACTGGCACAACCATATCTAGCCTGAACAAATGGATATTTGCAGTGTACAACTTTAAGTACCCCTTACTGCTATCGTCTTTCCACATGCTTACTGCTATTCTACTGGATTATCCACTGATAAGGTTTGGCCTGCTGAATttaaaggcagaagaagaagtAGCACTAAATGCCAACGCCAGATTTAAAGTATTCCTTTTGAGTCTAACTTTCTGCTCCAGCATTGCCTTCGGAAACCTTGGTCTAAGTTGTGTCCAGCTCTCTTTTGCACAGATGATTTATACCACAACACCTATCTTCACATTGGCCCTCTCTAAAGTATTCCTGGGCATCAGACACAACACACTTAAGTACACTGCCATGATCCCCATTTGCCTGGGGGCCTGTTTTAGCATTATCGGAGAGGTGCAGTTTGACCAGACCGGCTGCTTCTACCTTTTTACTTCAACTTTTCTCAGGGGACTGAAATCTATTCAACAAA gttcACTTCTGAAGGAAGAGAAAATTCACTCTGTAACACTGCTAtacctaatgtccatccccagCTTTTGCATTCTGTTTCTAGCTGCCATAGTGCTGGAGAGTGGAGTCGTATGGGAGGTCCCACCAGACTGTGATAACAGACTTTGGCTTTTCATCCTTCTGAGCTGCGTGGGATCAGTTTTGTACAACCTGGCCAGCTTTTGCGTCATCACATTTACATCTGCGGTTACCATACACGTGCTTGGTAATTTAAATATTGTTGGGAACCTTGTGTTGTCTCGTGTCCTTTTCGGAAGTCATCTGACAGTACTTAGCTACATGGGAATAGGCCTTACCCTGGCAGGAATGTTTATGTATCATAACTGTGATCTGATATCTGAACATTTTGCTTATGGGAAACATCTTCGTGCTACAGAAAGACATACCAAATCTGAGTGA